A genomic segment from Chloroflexota bacterium encodes:
- the lon gene encoding endopeptidase La, translating into MPHMAVPIAIESDEARAAIAAARETSGLVILVPRIDGRYARVGTVAHIDESGRLPDGRAASILRGLHRGVLNSAAEERAGALWVTVEPAPDPPLDQLPGRARELAKEYRAIVESLLELRDATAIAHSLRGVEHPGQLADLSGYSPDLKLRQQLEILEERNVVTRLEKLISWSREILAEQSLKDKIRSEVDEGLEKRQREFYLRQQLEAIKRELGEDEDDAASEYRRRIADTPFPDDVRKEVERELKRLERTSEQNPEQGWIRNYLDWMLDLPWGKSSEDQFDIAEARRILDADHTGLEDVKDRIIEYLAVKKRRASRQLLPVGGRGSGAIITLVGPPGVGKTSLGESIARALGRKFARVSLGGIHDEAEIRGHRRTYVGAMPGRIVRALKEAGTMNPVIMLDEVDKVGADWRGDPSSALLEVLDPAQNHTFRDHYLEVDLDLSDVLFIPTANVVDTIPGPLLDRMEIVQLDGYTVQEKLAIARDHLVRRQLARNGLDAGEVGITDSGLLAIIEGHTRESGVRNLERQIGKLLRKAATKIDAGELSTPAEIGDADVSTYLGRPRFTPEVAERTDTPGVATGLAVTGTGGEVLFIEATHMPGDRGLTLTGQLGDVMKESAQIALSYVRSHASALGVDGSAFDRHFHVHVPAGAVPKDGPSAGITMVTALASLVTGRPVRSEVGMTGEVTLQGKVLPIGGVKQKLLAAHRAGLKEVLLPKRNEADLDDVPETVRQQIQVHLVSDVGEVLGLALRQVDDGLAEAVAGAA; encoded by the coding sequence ATGCCTCACATGGCGGTCCCCATCGCCATCGAGTCTGATGAGGCGCGCGCGGCGATCGCGGCAGCGCGAGAGACGAGCGGCCTGGTGATTCTGGTGCCGAGGATCGACGGGCGCTATGCCCGAGTCGGCACCGTCGCGCACATCGATGAGTCCGGGCGCCTGCCGGACGGCCGCGCAGCGTCGATTCTGCGCGGCCTCCACCGCGGCGTGCTCAATAGCGCGGCGGAGGAGCGCGCCGGGGCGTTGTGGGTGACCGTGGAGCCGGCGCCGGACCCGCCGCTCGACCAGCTGCCCGGCCGCGCGCGGGAGCTGGCCAAGGAGTATCGCGCCATCGTGGAGAGCCTCCTCGAGCTGCGCGATGCGACCGCGATCGCCCATTCGCTGCGGGGTGTCGAGCACCCGGGACAGCTCGCCGACCTTTCGGGCTATTCACCCGACTTGAAGCTCCGCCAGCAGCTCGAGATCCTCGAGGAGCGCAACGTCGTAACGCGCCTCGAGAAGCTGATCTCCTGGAGCCGCGAGATCCTCGCGGAGCAATCTCTGAAGGACAAGATTCGAAGCGAAGTGGACGAGGGGCTCGAAAAGCGCCAGCGAGAGTTCTATCTTCGCCAGCAGCTCGAGGCCATCAAGCGTGAGCTGGGTGAGGACGAGGACGACGCCGCGTCGGAGTACCGCCGGCGCATCGCCGACACGCCGTTTCCCGACGACGTGCGGAAGGAAGTCGAGCGCGAGCTGAAGCGCCTCGAGCGCACCAGCGAGCAAAATCCCGAGCAGGGATGGATCCGCAACTACCTGGACTGGATGCTGGATCTGCCGTGGGGTAAGAGCTCGGAAGATCAGTTCGACATCGCGGAAGCTCGGCGGATCCTCGATGCGGATCACACCGGGCTCGAAGACGTAAAGGACCGCATCATCGAGTACCTGGCGGTAAAGAAGCGCCGCGCGAGCCGACAGCTCCTGCCCGTGGGCGGGCGCGGCTCCGGCGCGATCATCACCCTCGTAGGGCCGCCGGGAGTCGGCAAGACCTCGCTCGGCGAGTCCATCGCCCGGGCGCTCGGTCGGAAATTTGCCCGCGTCTCCCTCGGTGGAATTCATGACGAGGCGGAGATCCGCGGCCACCGCCGCACATACGTGGGCGCGATGCCGGGGCGCATCGTCCGGGCATTGAAGGAAGCGGGCACGATGAACCCCGTGATCATGTTGGACGAGGTGGACAAGGTCGGCGCCGACTGGCGCGGCGATCCGTCGTCAGCGCTGCTCGAGGTGCTCGATCCCGCCCAGAACCACACGTTCCGGGATCACTACCTGGAAGTCGATCTCGACCTCTCAGACGTGCTGTTCATTCCGACCGCGAACGTGGTCGATACGATTCCCGGTCCGCTGCTGGACCGGATGGAGATCGTTCAGCTCGACGGCTACACCGTCCAGGAGAAGCTCGCCATCGCGCGGGACCATCTCGTGCGGCGCCAGCTCGCGCGCAACGGGCTGGATGCCGGGGAGGTCGGCATCACCGATTCGGGGCTGCTCGCCATCATCGAGGGCCACACTCGGGAATCGGGCGTCCGGAACCTCGAGCGGCAGATCGGCAAGCTCCTGCGCAAAGCGGCGACGAAGATCGACGCCGGCGAGCTTTCGACCCCGGCGGAGATCGGCGACGCAGACGTGTCGACCTACCTCGGGCGGCCGCGATTCACGCCGGAGGTGGCCGAGCGCACGGATACGCCCGGTGTGGCAACCGGGCTCGCCGTCACGGGGACGGGCGGCGAGGTGCTGTTCATCGAGGCGACCCACATGCCTGGCGACCGGGGTCTGACCTTGACCGGGCAGCTCGGAGACGTGATGAAAGAGTCGGCACAGATCGCTCTTTCCTACGTGCGGTCGCACGCGTCGGCGCTGGGTGTCGATGGCTCAGCCTTCGACCGTCACTTCCACGTGCACGTCCCAGCCGGAGCGGTTCCGAAGGACGGTCCCTCGGCGGGGATCACCATGGTGACGGCGCTGGCGAGCCTGGTGACCGGTCGCCCCGTCCGGAGCGAGGTGGGGATGACCGGCGAGGTGACGCTCCAAGGGAAGGTGCTGCCCATCGGAGGCGTCAAGCAGAAGCTCTTGGCCGCGCACCGCGCCGGGCTGAAGGAGGTCTTGCTCCCCAAGCGGAACGAGGCAGACCTCGACGACGTCCCGGAGACGGTGCGGCAGCAGATCCAGGTCCATCTCGTGAGCGACGTCGGCGAGGTCCTTGGGCTTGCGCTCCGACAGGTGGATGACGGCCTTGCCGAAGCGGTCGCGGGCGCCGCGTAG
- a CDS encoding MarR family transcriptional regulator, with protein sequence MHQDRPGPADNLADRVWSLLLRLTFERVHQHVDAAAAELELATSQAIALSELEDERPISMRELAARLQCHPSNITGLVDRLEARGLVERRPDGRDRRVKGLALTAKGEQIRSTLARRLREAPPCVSCLPEADQRMLHDLLVRVLEAR encoded by the coding sequence ATGCACCAGGATCGACCGGGTCCGGCTGACAACCTCGCGGATCGTGTCTGGTCCTTGCTGCTGCGCCTCACGTTCGAGCGCGTGCACCAGCATGTGGATGCCGCGGCTGCCGAGCTGGAGCTGGCGACGAGTCAGGCCATCGCATTGAGCGAGCTGGAAGACGAGCGGCCCATCTCCATGCGAGAGCTTGCCGCCCGCCTGCAATGTCATCCCTCGAACATCACCGGACTGGTGGACCGACTCGAGGCTCGCGGCCTCGTCGAGCGTCGACCCGACGGCCGCGACCGCCGTGTCAAAGGGCTCGCGCTAACGGCGAAAGGCGAGCAGATCCGGTCGACGCTCGCGCGACGGCTCCGCGAGGCCCCGCCGTGCGTGTCCTGCCTTCCCGAGGCCGACCAGCGAATGCTCCACGATCTCCTCGTCCGCGTTTTGGAAGCGCGCTAG